The Cryptococcus neoformans var. grubii H99 chromosome 8, complete sequence DNA window CCTAATGACACAGAGAATGGGAGGGAATTCGAGTCTTGACCGACGTGAGTTTCTACTCCTCTGGAGGGCCATCATTCACAGGATACTAATATTAACACAGCCTAACTTCCTTCACGCCGGAGATCACGTTCATCTTGGGCCAGGCGTCTCCAGTACTCGTCTAACCAATCCATCCGTGGATTTACACGACCTCCCACGGATTgatcttgttcttctctcccatTACCATGCGTAAGCATTACAGCCAGTTCACAAAACGACCCGGCTGACAATGAATAAAGCGACCATTTCGATCAAGAAGTCGAAGCGAGTCTTCGTCGTGACCTTCCTATTGTCAGCACTGCTCACGCCAAAAAGGCATTGTCATCTAAGGGGGACGATTCGTTCACAAATGTCCATGACCTGGAGCCGTTCCAAGAGCTCATGGTCAATGTCAAGGAGGACACGGCACAAAAACAGCCCCGGATCCGAGTCACTGGTATGCCTGGGAAACATATTGCCGGTGCAATGGAGGTGGTGAATGAATACCTTTCAGCTGTATGTCATCCTCCCCTTTAACCAGTGTTCCACTAATAAGTAACTAGATTCCCCCGACCAACGGTTGGATGGTCGAACTCGGCTACGAACATAATAATACTTTTAAAACAGGCTACCGCATCTATATTTCCGGCGATACGCTGATGGTCAACGAACTCAAGGAAATTCCCAAACGCTATCCTGATCATCCCATTGATCTGATGCTCATTCATCTCGGCGGGACGACAGTGCCATCTCCAAAGATGTCCCCGCTGGCTGTGATGGTGACCATGGATGGTAAGCAAGGGATTGAGTTGATGCGATTGATAAAGCCGGATGTGACTATTCCGATTCATTTTGATGATTATGACGTGTTTGCGAGTCCGTTGGAGGATTTCCAGAAACTCGTTCAGCAGGAGGGCTTAGGTGGGGGCGTCGTATATTTGGATCGGGGGGAGAAATACCAGTTTTGTGTTAAGTCATAAGAGTAAAACGTTAAAACTGTCCTTGTACGGTATTGCCAGCGGTCCAAGAGCACTTTGTCAGAAGCAAGTTGAATAGTAGTTTATAATGGTGCTGCCGTGCAGTTAAAATGTATTAATCTGAAGTTCGATTATATCCAACTACAGCAGTTTACAgccattcttttttttttttcgataTCAACAATGACTCCTCCAGAAGAGTCGGATTTGCCGGGCTGTGTCAAAGGACCGACCTGACCTCTTACCGAAATATGCACTTGTTGCTGTGTTTGAGCAAAGTCTTCATCAGAGTGCTGAGCTATTCAGAAAatgctcttcctcatctcatTATCAGCGGTTTCACCTCCTTCCATGAGATGCTGCCAAAAAAGACATTCGTCTGAAGGGATGGTGTAGCAGTTGGTGGTTTCCCGCCTATCAATTTATACGCGGGATCCTTGCATCCGGCAAGAAtgcttcttcaaaatctcATGAGCATGGTTCTGAAAGAGATGATCCTCGCAGACCTGACCGAACCTGCGTCCCATGCGAGTGACCTTGATTTCCGTCCCAACAGCGATACCATTGCAATTGGGAAAATCGAGTGTCGAATCAGCAGGGTAAGCAACAGCTTCGCGCTCCTTATCTCTGACCTGCTTTCTTTATCTTAAGATGATAATGGATGAGGAGCAATCTGGGCCAGGTGGAAGTCGCAAAATGAAACTCATTAGTGGACAGATAATACGGCGCTGCACCATACCCATACTTCTGTCTCGACCAGCTGCCAGGAAACCGGATTTTTGACAGGAACAGATCAGTCCAACAGACGGCTTGATATGCGTCCACAACGTCGCTTGGTAGGTACTAAGGTATAGGTGGCGTCGACGGGATTTGTCCAGAACAATACGGCTGTAAGGTAGATATTCGCGAAGCAGACGGAAATGTCCAGCACAAAAGGCGCCGTTCAGCGCTAGTAGCTCCAACGGTTTGAAAACCATCCCTTGGAGATAGTCAAAAGTGAATAACGGTTGATTGCATAGGATAAACAAAATACGAAAGGGGACATAGCAAAAGGTCGTCAGAAATGGCAAATATCGACACACAAAAGGCAATGAGGAAATCGAAAAGGCAACAACACCGTCGAATAAAGTTACAGGGGCGAATGGAGGTCGGCCAGGGCCGATGTATGATAGGCTACGGTTGAGGGTGATGAGAAGTAAAAACTCGAGATACTGACAATTCTTTGATAAGCCGAAAGGCAAAAGGTTGGCGAGTATTAAACTCTAGCGAGAATTTCGCGGATCGGTATCTCTTCGATACGCGGTTTCCCGCTGATAATGTCACGGCGCTCTGGCTTCTCAGTGATCATCTCTCGTTCGAGAATGTATTTGCCTTCCTTATATTTCTGATCATGTTCAAAGGCAAAGTCCTGACATTGTCCATCAGTACCCGCAAGTAAGCATTTTTAAAATGAAAGTAAGATCAGCGAAAGAGCAAGTTCGAAGACTCACATATTTCCAGCCAAGGGTGGTATGGCACACCCGACAGTAGACATCTCTCACGGTGTGCCTTCCAGTGCGCATTTCTCTGTCTTCGGCCTCACCGCTGTATGTGTTTACTCTGGTTGTGATCAGCGACGGCGGGATGACAGGAGGCAGCGGAAGCTGTCTCATGACCTACACTGTGTGGACTAGGATAGCCCGACCATGCTGGCCAGTGAATTGCTACCACACATGGAGCATAAGCCTGTATTCTATGCCAGACCCATCGAAGCCGACGTAAAGAAGACCATGCACGGGTTTGCCACCCGCGTCACTACACAAAGTCTTACCCACCTTTGAGATAATACCTTCACTAACTGCTAGATGATTCCCGCAATGCCTGCACATCAGTACAGACTCCCCTGCCAAATAGATTCTGTATGTGCGGCCCATTGTGCTTGTAATGTGCCGATCGGGCAGTGCAGAGAACGGTCGTGTTGTTAGATTTCGGCAATAAGCGGCGTATGTCGCAGCAGGCCAGGTGTTTATACGTGGTGATCAAGGTGTTCAAGGTGTTCAAGGTGGATAGGTGCCCGTCTGGGAGAGTGCAAATGGCACCTAAGACCTGCCACGATAAATGACTACGGACTGGCTGAAGAGATATTGGATGTGAAAACTCGAAGTCATTGACGATAATAATTCCATCATCCGTCACTCGTACTAAATCTAGTGCCTCCGAGCACGGCCACAAGGTTTCACCGGTGTTACATTATTTTTCCCACGGTAATcctcacctccacctccacctccaccaccaatAAGCGACAAATCAAATGAGCCTTCCGTCATACACGtctcttgtctttttttgAAACATCTTGAAGCTCGCTGGATTTCTCGGCTGGAGTTGTGGCCTAGCAAGCAACTTCTGAGCCGCATGAGACACGACATATAAAGAAACAAAACATTATGACTATGATCCAATTATCCCATTCCAGCCCGTGGCCTCAGTCGACGAGGCCTAATCGGGCTACTCCTTTCAGGCAATAACTTCATCGCAGACGCAATGTCCTTTGACGTATCTAGAGCTTCTACTTTCGAATTTCAATCCAAGGCAGATGTACTAAAAAAATATGTTCCTTTGTCTTTGGATTATCCTTTAGATAGCCTCTTACCCCTTATTCCATCTCTCGTTTCCTGGGATGGGCTGTGCAACTGAGGACAACGTGAGTGATTCGCAGACTGATTTatgttctttttcttgtttCCTTAGGGGGAAAATATACTGTTCCCTCATTCACTGCCATCCGTTTCTCAGAGGAGACAGGTACCTCGTACGTCCGCTCTGGTGGCATCCACATTCTTTTAACGAATAAACGAAACAACATCACAATGCCCCGATCCTCACTACCTGCCGCCTCCCTCGCCGCTCTCCTTTTCATTATTCCTCTAGCTCTCGCCCAATCCTCTGGTACTATCAACCTTTCGTCTACCCAAGCATGTGTCATTGTCGCTCAAATCGCCTCCCTATCTTCACCCAAAGCCATCTCGGCGATGATACCCATTTGCCCAGACTCTGGTGATACCGCTATCGCCTGGCCCCTTACGACTAGCGGAGATGGTGCATCTTCCAGCATCGCTATCTACGCCCACACGGCTGCCACCGATGGAGGGGTCAGCGTTGGTTGCGTGATGGGCCTCAGTCAGATGCAGGCGATGTATCTCTTGGGAAGAGATCTGAGGTGGGGCGACAGCGCCGGTACGCTATACGACAACACTGCTGGCGGGAATCTCCTCGATCCGACCACCTATGCTACCATAACCTGGCAAGTGATCATTTTAATGAAAGCCGGAATTTAAATGCTGATATATGGATGATCAGTGGATCATCCGATACCCTCCTTCCATCAGGGCTCGTCCTGCCTGACCCATCATCTAACGACCCTGGAAGTTCAGTCTGGAATCAAACCATCACCTTGACTGCTGGCGCCAAAGCCTCTGGTGGAAACGATGATAGTATTATCGGAAGCACTATTGCTGAGGTTACCTCGGTGGCCGCGCTGGCCAGCTCTACCTTCCCAGTGACTTCCGCAGCTGCCAAGACCTCAGCTGCTCCTGTCACATCGGCTACACCTGAGACGTCTGCTGCAGCGGAAACCTCGGAGACTCCCTTGAGCACTGATCAATTGGCAGTCCAAACCTCCAGCTTcatccctccctctcctaGCTCCTCTGTAGATGAAGTCTCTCAGACTAAAGCCGTTGCCACTTCTTCCAAGCCGGTCATCAGCGAACAACTTAACTATTCCGATACATCTTCGCTTACTGCTGTAGAGCTCTCTAGTGTCTCGGAAGTGGTTGATGCCCCTACCGCCCCTTCAACCTTTCTCCAGGCGGTGGTGAGCTCTGACTCGGCTGCTCCTTCGGAGAGCGACTCGGACCAGGCGAAATTTGAATCTTCAGGCCAGCCGGTGGCGGTACAAACCAGCTCGCCTGCTCCTCAACCAATTTCTGTTACGGTTGAGCAAGTTTCATCTACCCAGCAAGAAACAACAGTTGAAGTCCAAACTTCTGCTCAGCCAGAGACCTCTGCCCAACCTCAAACTTCTGGCCAGCCTCACATTTCTGCTCAACCCAAAACATCTGATCAATCTCAATCGTCAGCTCAGCCCTCAGAGTCGTCTTATCAATCGGAAAGTAATGAACAACCTACCAGCGCTGAATCGCCGTACGTGTCCGATCCTACTTCTGCTGATCAGGCTAGCTCTAGCCACGCGGAAGACTTTACACCTACATTGATTCAGTCTTCTGACCGTGCTTCTTTCTCTATCAGTAGTGGGAATTATTACTCCTCTGACAATGGCGGTTTTGATAGTACCAGTGTCATTGCTGTACAGTCCAGCGCTAGTTTGAAGGCACCTCCATCGATTGTTCAGTCAGATGCTCAACATGTTACCTCTTACGATGCTTCAACTTATCAAGCGACTACAGCCAGTCTTTCGAGCTCAGCACACGCTACCGACGTCGCCTATGAAAGTAGTAACGACGATAACCCGAGCGATTCCGAGGTAGTACCGCAGACTTCTCCTTCGGACTCATCGAGTGCTGCTCCAACCAGGGCATCAGCCGCTATAGCGTCAAATACTTATCCCATCTCTTCGAGTAGCTCGGATAGCTCAGATGGAAGTATCACCGTCACTGCCCTTGACGTCAGGCCTTCATCCATGGCTCAAGCGTCATCCTCGCAAACTGCCTTCAGCAACGCTGGAACATCAACCTTTTTTGCCTCATCCTTTGAAAGCAAAATCTCCCCCAGCGGCATTGACGGCAATGGCAGCCCATCCGAGACCGATCAGTCCCAATCCCAACGTTTTGAGCTGAGCTCATCCAATATCTCTATTGAACAGGTTGTCACGCCTACCTCTTCTCACCAGCCGACAACATACGCACTCTTCACTATGCCTgcatcttccagctctgCAAGCTCAGACGAGCCATTTGTCTTTACTGTCGGAGGCATGATCATTGGACAGTTCACCGAAACTGGTGCCGGTGCCGTGATGGCTGCGCAGATTAGTGCTACTTCGACGACTGACCAAGCGACCCATGCTATTCCGGCGGCTGAGAGTAGCGCATGGTACGGGACTGCTGCGGTTGAGAACACTGGAGACACTGATGCAACGAGCGCAAGTGTGCCTAAAACGGTTGCTCCTTCGGCTGTACGCACAAGGAGCGCTTTGGCAGATGGCAATGCTGGTATTTTGGTTAATTCGGCGAATGAAAGCGTTAGTCAGGGCACACCGACGGGTTCGGAAACAGCAAGGGAGGCAAGCGACAGTAACCTATCCGATGAAGACAACTATGATACCTATACTTTGGCTAGCGCGAGTACAAGCGCAAATGAAGTGAAGTGGACGGAAGAGTCCAAAGGTGACATATCTGGTACGGCAGTTGTCGACGTTGCTTCAACTgaaggaggtgatggaATGAGACTTACGGGGGTTCCGGCTACATATGTCAGCGAGACACAAGCGAGCAAAGAGACTGCAAAGAAAACAGACAAGGGCAACACCCAAGAAAGCGGTGTCGGCGAGAACACTGCGAGTGTCACTGTTGGCTATATAACTACCTCTCCGACGGCATTTGGCATATCGTTAAATAGCATCAGTTCCAGCGATTCTTTTGGGCGAGAGTCGTCGGATGACAAACACCAAAGCCTTTCAGCGACTTCTTACCAAGCAAACTTTACCATCACTGGTGAAAGCGCAATGGTAAGCGCCAGTGGTCACTCACACCACCAGAGCGGTACAGCTGTCAATGACATGACTTCTCAAATCATTGCCGTGGAAACTTCTGCAATCTCATCCGACAGCTCTCCTCGTTCTTCTGCATACAGGTTTTCAAAAGGCAACAGCCCCTACACATTATCGGGTTCCCCTGGGGCTGAGCCTACTAGCATATCACCTTGGGCTCAAGCtctcagcaacaacagAAACAGCAGCGCATCCTTTTCGGAGGTTATCGTCACTGCATCTTCGTTTGTAGGTGGGGCGAGTTACTCGCTGGAAAGCGGTAGTACCGAGAAAGCGGTTGTGACGGGAGGTCAGAGTGGCGGAAAGACGTGTgcgagaaagaggaaagagaaagcgAGGCGAGCTAGGGCTTTGCTTATGGAAGCTATGTAATCTTTAGGATGGACGTAAGGGGGATGAACCCATCGTCGTAATTTTCTTTTTGGTAAAATACTGAAATCACCTTAAAACCCACTAGTAGTATATATTATTATATTGTTTGTTGATGTGATACCAATCCTTGATGGACATTAAGAGATGTTTCGCATTAAATCTCACAATACATGTCAGATGATTAAACTGCAGTGGCTTCTACTTCGTTGTCATGTGCCTTTGACTCGACCTATCAATGGTCAGACGACATGGCTAAAGGAAGaattgaaaaaaaaaaaaaaaacttacgtccagttcttccttctcggcCATCTCGACATCTGCTGACCCCTTATCGTCGGACTTTTCtactttttcttcttcacccgcTTCGTCTACCTTTGCTTCATCAACAGTCAAACCCTGCTttacctcttcttctacctTTTCTATTTCTGCTGggcctttttcttccgcACTCTCAatatcctcatcctcttttcctctctcctcgttctcttccccttctttttcctttttcaatTCCTgtacatcctcatcctccaactCCCCACCCTCTCCAGTATTTTCATTCtcaccttcaccttcaccttcgcctccttccttttcacccTCTCCGGCTTCCTTGGGCGCGAAACCTTTGGGTTCCTGAGCCTTCTTGATTGTAGAGAGCAACAGATGGACGTCTCGCTTTTCTTTGAGGCTAGGGAAGAATTTGAGTGATGTATGAGAAGCGAGACGAAGGGCGCGCCAAGTAGATGTTGTCTTGCGCTATTAAATAAGAGTTAATAcacattctttttttctacAATGACtgaatgaaaaaaaaaaaaaaaaaaaaaaaaaaaaaaaaaaaaaaaacttacTTCTTTGTTGGCGGCAAGCTTTTCGGGTGTATCTTGACCCATGGCCttatcatcctcctcatcctcttcaatccgtttgatttcttcatcaagcGCTTCCACCGTTGTAGCCCTAACAGCGCCAAAAGTCAGCCTTTTTCAACATGATGGTTTTTTATATAAagcgaagaaaaaaaaaaaaactcactttTCTCGTCCTTTCAACTGATCAATGTTGGTGAACCCATTATTCCACAGCATAGATAGTGGGCGTGATCCGACCTTGAAGTTGTATGGCGCAGGCGGGTTAAGGCGCTTTGCCCATGCTTGCGCTGGCTCAGAGGCAGAGTCGGGGTCAAGTGCGGGGATCTCGAAAGACGCTTCTGGACatccttcattcttccaTTGTACCTATTGTCACTGATCAATTGTGTCCTCTTTtgaaaaaaataaaaataaaacaAAGACGGACGTAGTGTGCCTCTTGCCTGATGATACTAAACACTGTATCTTCAAAACTGACTCCCCCAactatcctcttcaattCATCCTTGATACCCCCAATCTTACTCTTCACCCACTGCTCGTCTGTCTGCTCGAGCATAAACGTCCTCGGCATACCACCCGTAAAGGCTTGCTTGCCAGCATGGGCCGGGgtgagattgagaaggaatTGGAAAAGGATGAAATACTGCACAAGTATTTGACGACGGAATGAGGAGTCGGCGAGCTCATATTCAAAAAGTCTTTTTCCTGTTAGGAACCTAGGGTGGAAGAAGCCTCCTGTATCCTGCCCACCTTCCATGacatccctcttcctcttcttacCCATTCCATCTTCCGTACCTGTCATagccttttccttttttgtttgCTCAAATAATTGAAAGAGGATAAAGTCTGATTTGTCACGGAATGTTTGGAAAGGCGTTTTGGGCGGTGAGCCTACTGCCGGACCGTCAAGGGACGGTGGATGGGAGAAATACTGTTGGAGTGACCAGAGCGTGGAGTAAAAGTCGGGATCCTTTAGCGTGGAGGGTGTCGATGGAGCTTCGTCCTCTGTTGGCATCTGCTCCATTGACTGATCTGCTGCTTGGTATGTTGACCGCCCTGTCGGTCGGTCTGCCTGTTGCTCTGCGGGTTCGTCCTTTTTCTCAGcgtcttccatctccacatcaccatccttcttgcccccctcttcagccttttcctccatctttccttccttcttcttcttcttctcctccttgatcTGCTCTACCTCCGACTCCTTTTCCCAAACTGTCTTCACTTCTGAATAATCTCCTCTCATATTGATCGCGCTCTTATCCGCCACACTGAAAACCGAACTCGCAAACTGATGTATTCTCCCCCTGAACACCAAATCTTCCGGCGTTCGGGGCAAGAATCTCAGAAAGGCGTTGATGGTTCTTAAAAGAGGCAGAGCCTTTCCTCGGGAGGCAGGCATGTCTTTGGTGAACCGCTTGGACCGGGATTCCACGTACGACCAGAGACTCCGCCATGTGCTAACAGAGAGAAGCTCGACGAGTTCTTCAAGGAGAGGGATGAAAAGAGCTCCTGGCTCGAGGAATGGTATTTCTGTACGGGCCCGGTCAGCCCGATCAGGCGGGGAGAGATTTTTTATACAAAAAGGAACAAACCTTGGAAAGTCTTGTGCACATTCTCGTACAAAGTCAAGACGATATCCAGCCTATCCCTAAGGGCCGTCTGGAAAAtattcttttccttttcattGGCAGTCTCATCTGGCTCTCTCAACTGCGAGGGGTACGACAACTCTTATATAAGTTATATAGCACTAATTTCAAAATCATTCAGTTCTTAAATCACTCACTTCGCCATTAATAACGCTGAGGACAACAAACTCCCTTCCGACAAGTTCCAACACTCCTCTGATAAGATCGGGATTCTTTGCCATGCCATTGATCAGGCTAGGATCGTTCGAGTATGTTTCCCATGTTTGAGACAGTTTGCTTTCGAGCTCGGAAGCGGGGATGGGCACAGGTTTTGACCGTTTTGGAGGGTAGGCCGATGCTATAGAGTTGAGAGATTCAAGAAGGGGTTGGTGGATTTCCATTTTTCGTCCCACACGttaaataaaaaaaaaagcggATGCGTGAGACAACAGGAATTGTACAGTTTATAAATGCCGTTTTGATGCTCTCTGTCTTGCACGCAAATGCGTTCGTTCTTGTTGTCAGGTTGGCGACGGAAGCAAATGTCGTCgaggaagggatgatggaggaggaggctggTATCGGTTATGTCCGCCTcggcaaaaaaaaaaaagaaaaattaCTTTCTGGGCACCTTTGACGTTCCCAGGACAAGACCAGCCAGGCAATCCGATCTTGACCTTGGGGAATGGCGTGTATGGACGTTGCGATTTTAATATTACATGCAATAGTGATGCAACAAGACAAGTTTATATACGAGAAATCTAGCACTTTACAAAAGTCTAAATACAGTAGCAACACCATCTACTCTGTAGCCTTTCCATTCTCGCTCATTGATTGTTTCCATTCGACATAATCTTGCCAACTGGCTTCCACCTTGACGCTGCCGTAGATCTTGACGTGCAACCTCTTCCACACCCTATCGCCTACTTTCACTTTGCCTTTGTAGCCGGCTTTGGATATGGCTGACAAGACGGTCTCTTCCTTGGTCCATCCTT harbors:
- a CDS encoding lactamase, which encodes MSITINPATTKPPTRDNANPPTHLPVAKNERQHPSKAGGENASVYFVGTATTILEWEGIRVLTDPNFLHAGDHVHLGPGVSSTRLTNPSVDLHDLPRIDLVLLSHYHADHFDQEVEASLRRDLPIVSTAHAKKALSSKGDDSFTNVHDLEPFQELMVNVKEDTAQKQPRIRVTGMPGKHIAGAMEVVNEYLSAIPPTNGWMVELGYEHNNTFKTGYRIYISGDTLMVNELKEIPKRYPDHPIDLMLIHLGGTTVPSPKMSPLAVMVTMDGKQGIELMRLIKPDVTIPIHFDDYDVFASPLEDFQKLVQQEGLGGGVVYLDRGEKYQFCVKS
- a CDS encoding cell wall surface anchor protein, variant, with translation MPRSSLPAASLAALLFIIPLALAQSSGTINLSSTQACVIVAQIASLSSPKAISAMIPICPDSGDTAIAWPLTTSGDGASSSIAIYAHTAATDGGVSVGCVMGLSQMQAMYLLGRDLRWGDSAGTLYDNTAGGNLLDPTTYATITCGSSDTLLPSGLVLPDPSSNDPGSSVWNQTITLTAGAKASGGNDDSIIGSTIAEVTSVAALASSTFPVTSAAAKTSAAPVTSATPETSAAAETSETPLSTDQLAVQTSSFIPPSPSSSVDEVSQTKAVATSSKPVISEQLNYSDTSSLTAVELSSVSEVVDAPTAPSTFLQAVVSSDSAAPSESDSDQAKFESSGQPVAVQTSSPAPQPISVTVEQVSSTQQETTVEVQTSAQPETSAQPQTSGQPHISAQPKTSDQSQSSAQPSESSYQSESNEQPTSAESPSGNYYSSDNGGFDSTSVIAVQSSASLKAPPSIVQSDAQHVTSYDASTYQATTASLSSSAHATDVAYESSNDDNPSDSEVVPQTSPSDSSSAAPTRASAAIASNTYPISSSSSDSSDGSITVTALDVRPSSMAQASSSQTAFSNAGTSTFFASSFESKISPSGIDGNGSPSETDQSQSQRFELSSSNISIEQVVTPTSSHQPTTYALFTMPASSSSASSDEPFVFTVGGMIIGQFTETGAGAVMAAQISATSTTDQATHAIPAAESSAWYGTAAVENTGDTDATSASVPKTVAPSAVRTRSALADGNAGILVNSANESVSQGTPTGSETAREASDSNLSDEDNYDTYTLASASTSANEVKWTEESKGDISGTAVVDVASTEGGDGMRLTGVPATYVSETQASKETAKKTDKGNTQESGVGENTASVTVGYITTSPTAFGISLNSISSSDSFGRESSDDKHQSLSATSYQANFTITGESAMVSASGHSHHQSGTAVNDMTSQIIAVETSAISSDSSPRSSAYRFSKGNSPYTLSGSPGAEPTSISPWAQALSNNRNSSASFSEVIVTASSFVGGASYSLESGSTEKAVVTGGQSGGKTCARKRKEKARRARALLMEAM
- a CDS encoding cell wall surface anchor protein, with translation MPRSSLPAASLAALLFIIPLALAQSSGTINLSSTQACVIVAQIASLSSPKAISAMIPICPDSGDTAIAWPLTTSGDGASSSIAIYAHTAATDGGVSVGCVMGLSQMQAMYLLGRDLRWGDSAGTLYDNTAGGNLLDPTTYATITCGSSDTLLPSGLVLPDPSSNDPGSSVWNQTITLTAGAKASGGNDDSIIGSTIAEVTSVAALASSTFPVTSAAAKTSAAPVTSATPETSAAAETSETPLSTDQLAVQTSSFIPPSPSSSVDEVSQTKAVATSSKPVISEQLNYSDTSSLTAVELSSVSEVVDAPTAPSTFLQAVVSSDSAAPSESDSDQAKFESSGQPVAVQTSSPAPQPISVTVEQVSSTQQETTVEVQTSAQPETSAQPQTSGQPHISAQPKTSDQSQSSAQPSESSYQSESNEQPTSAESPYVSDPTSADQASSSHAEDFTPTLIQSSDRASFSISSGNYYSSDNGGFDSTSVIAVQSSASLKAPPSIVQSDAQHVTSYDASTYQATTASLSSSAHATDVAYESSNDDNPSDSEVVPQTSPSDSSSAAPTRASAAIASNTYPISSSSSDSSDGSITVTALDVRPSSMAQASSSQTAFSNAGTSTFFASSFESKISPSGIDGNGSPSETDQSQSQRFELSSSNISIEQVVTPTSSHQPTTYALFTMPASSSSASSDEPFVFTVGGMIIGQFTETGAGAVMAAQISATSTTDQATHAIPAAESSAWYGTAAVENTGDTDATSASVPKTVAPSAVRTRSALADGNAGILVNSANESVSQGTPTGSETAREASDSNLSDEDNYDTYTLASASTSANEVKWTEESKGDISGTAVVDVASTEGGDGMRLTGVPATYVSETQASKETAKKTDKGNTQESGVGENTASVTVGYITTSPTAFGISLNSISSSDSFGRESSDDKHQSLSATSYQANFTITGESAMVSASGHSHHQSGTAVNDMTSQIIAVETSAISSDSSPRSSAYRFSKGNSPYTLSGSPGAEPTSISPWAQALSNNRNSSASFSEVIVTASSFVGGASYSLESGSTEKAVVTGGQSGGKTCARKRKEKARRARALLMEAM
- a CDS encoding THO complex subunit 1, coding for MEIHQPLLESLNSIASAYPPKRSKPVPIPASELESKLSQTWETYSNDPSLINGMAKNPDLIRGVLELVGREFVVLSVINGELREPDETANEKEKNIFQTALRDRLDIVLTLYENVHKTFQEIPFLEPGALFIPLLEELVELLSVSTWRSLWSYVESRSKRFTKDMPASRGKALPLLRTINAFLRFLPRTPEDLVFRGRIHQFASSVFSVADKSAINMRGDYSEVKTVWEKESEVEQIKEEKKKKKEGKMEEKAEEGGKKDGDVEMEDAEKKDEPAEQQADRPTGRSTYQAADQSMEQMPTEDEAPSTPSTLKDPDFYSTLWSLQQYFSHPPSLDGPAVGSPPKTPFQTFRDKSDFILFQLFEQTKKEKAMTGTEDGMGKKRKRDVMEGGQDTGGFFHPRFLTGKRLFEYELADSSFRRQILVQYFILFQFLLNLTPAHAGKQAFTGGMPRTFMLEQTDEQWVKSKIGGIKDELKRIVGGVSFEDTVFSIIRQEAHYVQWKNEGCPEASFEIPALDPDSASEPAQAWAKRLNPPAPYNFKVGSRPLSMLWNNGFTNIDQLKGREKATTVEALDEEIKRIEEDEEDDKAMGQDTPEKLAANKERKTTSTWRALRLASHTSLKFFPSLKEKRDVHLLLSTIKKAQEPKGFAPKEAGEGEKEGGEGEGEGENENTGEGGELEDEDVQELKKEKEGEENEERGKEDEDIESAEEKGPAEIEKVEEEVKQGLTVDEAKVDEAGEEEKVEKSDDKGSADVEMAEKEELDVESKAHDNEVEATAV